One window of Microbacterium sp. Root61 genomic DNA carries:
- a CDS encoding ABC transporter permease — translation MSATTHEAPVQPDTAPRDSRSILDSIIRVVWRAVVPIAIALGVGAIVLLLTGNNPLEVYGLLVTEAFGTPSRINATLAATTPILFTAIAAAFAYRAGVFTVGVEGSFVAGGLTAAVIGTQMAGFPPGVGALLPILGALVVGGAVAAVPALLRAFWGVDEVVTTLMFNFIAAGVAGWAVQAFFLAPGQANSSTAYVAESAELPALAPPGQMSWGLVIALVLLVVYAVWMNRSSLGFEFRAVGAAPRFSLAQGLRVRTVIITAIIGAGVIGGIGGGAHALGLVHRYSEGFSAGFGFTGIAIALLARFNPVGILIASILFGALNAAGATVQLFIDLPVQLIDILEGTVMIFAVVAIGVPRWLRGRRTNSEEGRS, via the coding sequence ATGAGCGCCACGACCCATGAAGCCCCCGTGCAGCCGGACACCGCGCCGCGCGATTCCCGCAGCATCCTCGACTCGATCATCCGCGTCGTCTGGCGCGCCGTCGTTCCGATCGCGATCGCGCTCGGCGTCGGTGCGATCGTGCTCCTGCTCACCGGGAACAACCCGCTCGAGGTCTACGGGCTACTGGTCACCGAGGCGTTCGGCACCCCGAGTCGCATCAACGCCACACTGGCGGCGACCACTCCCATCCTCTTCACCGCGATCGCGGCCGCCTTCGCGTACCGTGCCGGCGTCTTCACCGTCGGCGTCGAGGGCAGTTTCGTCGCAGGCGGTCTGACGGCCGCGGTGATCGGGACGCAGATGGCCGGATTCCCTCCGGGCGTCGGCGCCCTGCTCCCCATCCTCGGCGCGCTCGTCGTCGGTGGTGCCGTCGCGGCCGTACCCGCGCTGCTGCGCGCCTTCTGGGGCGTCGACGAAGTCGTGACGACTCTGATGTTCAACTTCATCGCGGCCGGTGTCGCCGGGTGGGCGGTCCAGGCGTTCTTCCTGGCCCCGGGTCAGGCGAACTCGAGCACCGCGTATGTGGCCGAGTCCGCCGAGCTCCCCGCCCTGGCCCCTCCGGGTCAGATGAGCTGGGGTCTGGTGATCGCGCTCGTGCTGCTGGTGGTCTACGCCGTCTGGATGAATCGCTCGAGCCTCGGCTTCGAGTTCCGTGCGGTCGGTGCGGCGCCGCGCTTCTCGCTCGCCCAGGGCCTGCGGGTGCGCACCGTCATCATCACCGCCATCATCGGCGCAGGTGTCATCGGCGGCATCGGCGGCGGCGCACACGCGCTGGGTCTGGTGCACCGCTACTCCGAAGGCTTCTCCGCCGGCTTCGGGTTCACCGGCATCGCCATCGCGCTGCTGGCCCGGTTCAACCCGGTCGGCATCCTGATCGCCTCCATCCTGTTCGGCGCGCTGAATGCCGCAGGAGCCACGGTGCAGTTGTTCATCGACCTGCCCGTGCAGCTCATCGACATCTTGGAAGGCACCGTGATGATCTTTGCGGTCGTCGCCATCGGGGTTCCCCGCTGGCTGCGCGGGCGCCGCACCAACTCAGAGGAGGGTCGCTCGTGA
- a CDS encoding ABC transporter ATP-binding protein encodes MSTLPGDRASASDPAIRRRIGAEGISRSFGSVRANIDVSLSVAPGTIHAVIGENGAGKSTLMRMLYGLDRPDQGSVIVDDEPTVLSSPRAAIERGIGLVQQELAIIPELSLLENLILGDEVARLGVLDWRAARERAVALAADVGVEIEWDAPASGVSIAIQQQVEILRLVYRGADVLILDEPTAVLAPAQAKELLALLTSLRDAGRTIIFISHKLDEVLAIAQDVTVLRAGRSIAEHPRADLDRAMLAQLIIGDSPVVEASGSRGTPGAVRLVVEDVAANDDRGFRRLDGVGFTVRAGEIVGIAAVAGNGQEELAEALIGVRALAAGDVTVDGESVAHTSIRRHRRRGIAYVSADRKHEGLALTLPLSDNSIAAPSLRELATAGWLRPKRVVSQVAAVLARAAVKFGSPSDLASSLSGGNQQRVVIGRETIGRPKVLIASQPTRGVDIRGIGYIHELLRRSRDEGAAIVLFSEELDELRELADRIVVLHRGRVSGTLEAGASRSDIGELMLGGHEEEAA; translated from the coding sequence ATGAGCACCCTCCCAGGTGACCGCGCGTCCGCGTCCGATCCGGCGATCCGTCGCCGGATCGGCGCGGAGGGGATCAGCCGTTCCTTCGGTTCCGTACGCGCGAACATCGACGTGAGCCTTTCGGTGGCTCCGGGAACGATCCATGCCGTGATCGGCGAGAACGGTGCAGGCAAGAGCACCCTGATGCGCATGCTGTACGGACTCGACCGCCCTGATCAGGGCAGCGTGATCGTCGACGACGAGCCCACGGTCCTCTCCTCGCCGCGTGCGGCCATCGAGCGCGGCATCGGGCTCGTCCAGCAGGAACTCGCGATCATCCCCGAGCTGAGCCTGCTGGAGAACCTCATTCTCGGCGACGAGGTCGCCCGGTTGGGCGTGCTCGACTGGCGCGCGGCACGGGAACGTGCCGTGGCGCTGGCGGCGGATGTCGGAGTCGAGATCGAGTGGGACGCACCGGCATCCGGGGTGTCCATCGCGATCCAGCAGCAGGTCGAGATCCTGCGACTGGTCTATCGCGGCGCCGACGTCCTCATCCTCGATGAGCCGACGGCGGTGCTCGCGCCGGCGCAGGCGAAGGAGCTGCTGGCACTGCTCACCTCGCTGCGGGATGCCGGACGCACCATCATCTTCATCAGCCACAAGCTCGACGAGGTGCTCGCCATCGCCCAGGACGTGACCGTCCTGCGTGCGGGGCGGTCGATCGCCGAGCATCCGCGCGCTGATCTGGACCGCGCGATGCTGGCTCAGCTGATCATCGGCGATTCCCCCGTCGTGGAAGCCAGCGGGAGCCGTGGCACCCCCGGCGCGGTCCGCCTCGTCGTCGAAGACGTCGCGGCCAACGACGATCGCGGATTCCGGAGACTGGACGGCGTGGGCTTCACGGTCCGCGCCGGAGAGATCGTCGGCATCGCCGCCGTCGCGGGCAACGGCCAGGAGGAGCTCGCCGAGGCGCTCATCGGCGTCCGTGCACTCGCTGCCGGTGACGTCACCGTCGACGGCGAGTCCGTCGCACACACCAGCATCCGTCGGCATCGCCGCCGGGGGATCGCGTACGTCAGCGCCGATCGCAAGCACGAAGGGCTCGCGCTCACGCTGCCGCTGTCGGACAACTCCATCGCGGCACCGTCGCTGCGCGAGCTCGCCACCGCGGGCTGGCTGCGCCCCAAGCGCGTGGTGTCCCAGGTCGCCGCCGTCCTCGCCCGGGCCGCCGTCAAGTTCGGTTCGCCCTCGGATCTCGCGTCCTCCCTCTCGGGCGGCAACCAGCAGCGCGTCGTCATCGGGCGCGAGACGATCGGCCGGCCCAAGGTGCTCATCGCGAGTCAGCCGACCCGTGGCGTCGACATCCGCGGCATCGGCTACATCCATGAGCTGCTGCGCCGCTCCCGCGACGAAGGAGCCGCCATCGTCCTGTTCAGCGAGGAGCTCGACGAGCTCAGAGAACTGGCGGACCGCATCGTCGTGCTCCACCGCGGCCGAGTGTCGGGCACGCTCGAGGCTGGTGCGTCGCGTTCAGACATCGGCGAACTCATGCTCGGTGGACACGAGGAGGAGGCGGCATGA
- a CDS encoding BMP family lipoprotein yields MKNRIALAIAPVAALLLVTGCSAQTNGNDSGSDSEVGRAALVIAQGGLGDESYNDLALKGFNSGLKTNGMEGTSIESDDVVGQGEQVLRRAGDGGLGLVIDLEASHAEVLPRVAADYPDTDWVQLNAVAEGDNVASVVFQEQEGSYLAGALAAIHTTNTSDPKINPEKVIGVIGGTQAAGIDKFLVGFAQGARDVDPDVKVLVAYSNDFGDPTKGQQLAQSMFDQGADIVYAVAGGTGAGVIQAAKDANHYAVGVDTNQDGMAPGNVLTSMLKKTDVAMETVLADYAAGKFPAGKTINLGLKQDGVGLTDFEFTRDAIGEDTIARIDELKERIISGDIVVWNAIDSGNPDWFGKS; encoded by the coding sequence ATGAAGAATCGAATCGCTCTAGCCATCGCACCGGTGGCGGCCTTGCTGCTGGTCACCGGATGCTCGGCGCAGACGAACGGCAATGACAGCGGAAGCGACAGTGAAGTCGGCCGTGCTGCCCTCGTGATCGCGCAGGGCGGCCTCGGCGACGAGTCGTACAACGACCTCGCGCTGAAGGGCTTCAACAGCGGGCTGAAGACCAACGGCATGGAGGGCACCTCGATCGAGTCGGACGACGTGGTCGGTCAGGGTGAGCAGGTCCTCCGTCGCGCAGGCGATGGTGGGCTCGGTCTGGTCATCGACCTCGAGGCATCGCATGCCGAGGTGCTTCCGCGTGTCGCCGCCGACTATCCCGACACCGATTGGGTCCAGCTGAACGCCGTCGCCGAGGGCGACAACGTCGCGTCGGTCGTGTTCCAGGAGCAGGAGGGGTCGTACCTCGCCGGTGCCCTCGCCGCGATCCACACCACCAACACGAGCGATCCGAAGATCAACCCTGAGAAGGTCATCGGCGTCATCGGCGGCACCCAGGCCGCCGGCATCGACAAGTTCCTCGTGGGCTTCGCCCAGGGGGCGCGCGATGTCGACCCCGACGTGAAGGTGCTCGTGGCCTACTCGAACGACTTCGGTGACCCGACGAAGGGGCAGCAGCTCGCACAGTCGATGTTCGACCAGGGCGCCGACATCGTCTACGCCGTCGCGGGCGGTACGGGAGCCGGTGTCATCCAAGCGGCGAAGGACGCCAACCACTATGCGGTCGGCGTCGACACGAACCAGGACGGCATGGCTCCCGGCAACGTGCTCACGAGCATGCTGAAGAAGACCGACGTCGCGATGGAGACCGTTCTCGCGGACTACGCCGCGGGCAAGTTCCCCGCCGGCAAGACGATCAACCTCGGTCTCAAGCAGGACGGCGTCGGACTCACCGACTTCGAGTTCACCCGCGACGCCATCGGCGAGGACACGATCGCCCGCATCGACGAGCTCAAGGAGCGCATCATCTCCGGCGACATCGTCGTGTGGAACGCCATCGACAGCGGCAACCCCGACTGGTTCGGCAAGAGCTGA
- a CDS encoding GntR family transcriptional regulator, which yields MQLANALQDHIELAKLSPGDPLPSETVLARENRLSRATVIKAFDTLADRGLVTRRQGKGTFVNARPMERLLPELTSFSQHVHGLGLSPRSELLAFERFAAADPARPASAFDLESVGAEPLVQIERLRHVNDRPVGVHRALIPEDVADRIGVTEPVAARESFSLYESMRSGGIFLSSGDESLRAINAGARDAELLGVDEGTALIEVVRASRDQNGRLIEVVRARYLGTEYLYHITFAPTHGETHEESNRSSHRTGGGLAAGHRMLGADERQ from the coding sequence GTGCAATTAGCCAATGCCTTACAGGACCACATAGAGCTCGCCAAGCTCAGCCCCGGTGATCCGTTGCCGAGCGAGACGGTGCTGGCCAGGGAGAATCGCCTCAGCCGCGCCACCGTCATCAAGGCGTTCGACACACTCGCCGATCGTGGGCTCGTGACGCGACGCCAGGGCAAGGGCACCTTCGTGAACGCTCGCCCGATGGAGCGACTGCTGCCCGAGCTGACGAGCTTCTCGCAGCACGTGCACGGGCTGGGCCTCTCGCCGCGCAGCGAGCTGCTGGCGTTCGAGCGATTCGCTGCGGCGGATCCGGCCAGGCCCGCGAGCGCGTTCGACCTGGAATCCGTCGGTGCAGAGCCGCTGGTGCAGATCGAGCGGCTTCGGCACGTGAACGACCGCCCCGTCGGTGTGCACCGCGCGCTGATCCCTGAGGACGTGGCCGACCGGATCGGCGTCACCGAGCCGGTCGCCGCACGTGAGTCGTTCTCGCTCTACGAGTCCATGCGTTCCGGTGGCATCTTCCTGTCTTCCGGCGATGAATCGCTCCGCGCGATCAACGCCGGCGCCCGAGACGCCGAGCTGCTCGGCGTCGACGAGGGCACCGCCCTGATCGAGGTCGTCCGCGCATCGCGCGATCAGAACGGCCGCCTGATCGAAGTCGTCCGCGCCCGGTACCTCGGGACGGAATACCTGTACCACATCACATTCGCACCCACCCACGGAGAAACCCATGAAGAATCGAATCGCTCTAGCCATCGCACCGGTGGCGGCCTTGCTGCTGGTCACCGGATGCTCGGCGCAGACGAACGGCAATGA
- a CDS encoding deoxyguanosinetriphosphate triphosphohydrolase family protein gives MSPESTIPTDDQALLARRSRAHSEPEQDSAHPFTLDLERIQFSPYFSRLSAVTQVVSPSLPGAPVHNRLTHTLKVGAIARAVAIHLNEASLRTENRLSCDPQVVEAAALAHDLGHPPFGHLGESVLDRLAREELDLPDGFEGNAQTYRILTALDVTEHVPAGLNLTAAVRTATAKYPWAPSIDPTTLDRLGAPRGIRRTPDGGYTVFKYSAYETELADLESARSEMGVPTLQQSIEGAVMDIADDIAYSVHDIDDFYRAGILDHAPIAAEFRGWLEAVADWQGMDAASVTGTQEHGHAIERLRRKIARDDPWIADDEAFHDAVADVFRELVDELLARPFDGSLTAERRLAAFTDRWIRTLQVAVRPSPTAALRSGPVTLSVQAWHHVEVLKFVHRRFVLSRPDLAIHQRGLRRILSRSVRALIAWLEDAQDRDRVPLRLRELIDLALSDQRRWAAESGTALPPGRLDALARGRGVLDYVASLTDAQAFALSEAISGRADRLWSVGQRL, from the coding sequence ATGTCGCCCGAGTCGACCATTCCGACGGATGACCAGGCCCTGCTCGCGCGTCGGTCGCGGGCCCACTCCGAACCGGAACAGGACTCGGCGCATCCGTTCACCCTCGACCTGGAGCGGATCCAGTTCTCGCCCTACTTCTCGCGTCTGTCGGCGGTGACGCAGGTGGTCTCCCCCTCACTGCCCGGCGCTCCGGTCCACAACCGGCTCACGCACACGCTGAAGGTGGGCGCCATCGCGCGCGCCGTCGCGATCCACCTCAACGAGGCATCGCTGCGCACCGAGAACCGCCTCTCCTGCGACCCGCAGGTCGTCGAAGCCGCCGCGCTCGCCCACGACCTGGGCCACCCGCCGTTCGGTCATCTCGGCGAATCCGTGCTCGACCGCCTCGCGCGGGAGGAGCTCGATCTGCCGGACGGATTCGAGGGCAACGCGCAGACCTACCGGATCCTCACCGCGCTGGACGTGACCGAACACGTGCCCGCCGGCCTGAATCTCACGGCCGCCGTCCGCACCGCCACGGCGAAGTACCCGTGGGCGCCCTCGATCGACCCGACCACGCTCGATCGGCTCGGTGCACCCCGCGGCATCCGTCGCACACCCGATGGCGGGTACACGGTGTTCAAGTACTCCGCGTACGAGACAGAGCTCGCCGACCTGGAGTCCGCGCGATCAGAGATGGGCGTCCCCACGCTGCAGCAATCGATCGAGGGCGCCGTGATGGACATCGCCGATGACATCGCCTACTCCGTGCACGATATCGACGACTTCTACCGCGCCGGCATCCTCGATCACGCGCCGATCGCCGCAGAGTTCCGCGGCTGGCTCGAAGCCGTTGCGGACTGGCAGGGGATGGATGCCGCATCCGTCACCGGCACGCAGGAGCACGGTCACGCGATCGAACGCCTCCGCCGGAAGATCGCGCGGGATGACCCCTGGATCGCGGACGACGAGGCGTTCCACGACGCCGTCGCCGACGTCTTCCGCGAGCTGGTGGACGAGCTCCTCGCCCGTCCGTTCGACGGCTCACTGACCGCCGAACGTCGACTCGCTGCCTTCACCGATCGCTGGATCCGCACGCTTCAGGTCGCGGTCCGCCCCTCGCCCACCGCCGCCCTGCGGTCAGGTCCGGTGACGCTGTCGGTGCAGGCCTGGCACCACGTCGAGGTGCTCAAGTTCGTGCACCGCCGCTTCGTCCTGAGCCGCCCCGACCTCGCGATCCATCAGCGCGGGCTGCGCCGCATCCTGTCCCGCTCCGTCCGCGCACTCATCGCGTGGCTCGAGGACGCGCAGGACCGGGACCGCGTCCCGCTGCGCCTGCGCGAGCTCATCGACCTGGCGCTGAGCGACCAGCGACGGTGGGCCGCGGAATCCGGGACCGCCCTGCCGCCCGGGCGCCTGGACGCGCTTGCTCGCGGGCGCGGGGTGCTCGACTACGTCGCATCTCTGACCGACGCCCAGGCCTTCGCCCTGTCGGAGGCCATCTCGGGCCGCGCCGACCGGCTCTGGTCTGTGGGTCAGCGCCTCTGA
- a CDS encoding MFS transporter translates to MSTLAAAPPRTSDRRLLTWMFVMNAALLTCYAGFMVIFIPDQVQQLDPVNKVGNLAIVMTASSVGAIIIHPLIGAFSDRTRSRFGRRAPWMILSAATAAVFMVLLSGAAELWTLGVYWVLVMLALNALATAQAAIVPDRIRRERFGVASGVLAMGTFLGMGLGVAGAGFFAQSIGIGYATFGAMILVATLLFTIFNRDFSSRELGVPPFNWKTFFASFWVSPRAYPDFWWAFAGRFMLILAYQSVQSYLLYILRDYIGVSDAASTALSTPLTAVMLVGALATAFAMGKLSDRLGRRKIFVIIASLIMAGSLVIPLVSPTVAGMFALAATFGLGYGIYMSVDSALMNEVLPKAEAAGKDLGILNIATTLPQALTPVIVWALIALTGSYTTVFAAGIVFAIVGALSVLPIKSVR, encoded by the coding sequence GTGAGCACGCTCGCTGCGGCACCGCCGCGCACATCCGACCGACGACTGTTGACGTGGATGTTCGTGATGAACGCCGCGCTGCTGACCTGCTACGCGGGATTCATGGTCATCTTCATCCCCGACCAGGTGCAGCAGCTCGACCCCGTCAACAAGGTGGGCAACCTCGCCATCGTGATGACGGCATCCTCGGTCGGCGCGATCATCATCCACCCGCTGATCGGCGCGTTCTCCGACCGGACCCGCAGCAGGTTCGGTCGGCGAGCGCCGTGGATGATCCTCAGCGCCGCGACCGCCGCGGTATTCATGGTGCTGTTGTCCGGCGCCGCCGAGCTGTGGACGCTCGGTGTCTACTGGGTGCTGGTGATGCTGGCGCTGAACGCGCTCGCCACGGCGCAGGCCGCCATCGTCCCCGACCGGATCCGTCGGGAGCGCTTCGGCGTCGCCTCCGGTGTGCTGGCGATGGGGACGTTCCTCGGCATGGGACTCGGCGTCGCCGGCGCCGGGTTCTTCGCGCAGAGCATCGGGATCGGCTACGCGACCTTCGGCGCGATGATCCTGGTGGCCACGCTGCTGTTCACGATCTTCAACCGCGACTTCTCCTCACGCGAGCTGGGCGTGCCACCGTTCAATTGGAAGACGTTCTTCGCGAGCTTCTGGGTGAGCCCCCGGGCCTACCCGGACTTCTGGTGGGCGTTCGCAGGCCGATTCATGCTCATCCTCGCCTACCAGAGCGTGCAGTCCTATCTCCTGTACATCCTGCGCGATTACATCGGTGTCTCCGATGCCGCTTCGACGGCGCTCAGCACACCGCTGACGGCCGTGATGCTGGTCGGCGCCCTGGCCACGGCATTCGCCATGGGCAAGCTCAGCGATCGTCTCGGCCGACGCAAGATCTTCGTCATCATCGCGTCGCTCATCATGGCGGGATCCCTGGTGATCCCCCTCGTCTCCCCCACCGTGGCGGGGATGTTCGCGCTCGCGGCCACCTTCGGCCTCGGCTACGGCATCTACATGAGCGTCGACTCCGCGTTGATGAACGAGGTGCTCCCCAAGGCCGAAGCAGCCGGCAAGGATCTCGGCATTCTGAACATCGCCACGACGCTGCCGCAGGCGCTCACGCCGGTCATCGTCTGGGCCCTCATCGCTCTCACCGGCAGCTACACGACGGTCTTCGCAGCCGGCATCGTCTTCGCCATCGTCGGGGCCCTGTCGGTCCTCCCGATCAAGTCGGTGCGATGA
- a CDS encoding DUF2804 domain-containing protein, whose translation MTAHEITTPVALVRPDGRLDPASIGWTRRQLHDTDRIGRGWYGWGRNKRWEYWGIVTPTHIVALTIAALDFANVRQLWILDRTTHESIDTFEIRPLNRGVSLAGTHGRGPNCAHGPGLSLRFDEAVGGTRLRARTSRVRVDLFAETRPGHEAMGIASPHSRRLVDYTVKDVDRPTRGTLTIDDVIYDASGFAVLDHARSRGPYRTDWNWGAAVGEVDGRRIGINLGGGGPRGLRHGLSHTAFTVDGRVHKIPTVLEWEFDHTDWMKPWRLFTDRVELTFTPFYDRYARTNLLVIRSTTHQCFGTFRGRVQTDEGEWITVDGLEGWAEDVHNRW comes from the coding sequence ATGACCGCTCACGAGATCACCACCCCGGTCGCCCTCGTCCGACCCGACGGACGCCTCGATCCCGCGTCGATCGGATGGACGCGGCGCCAGCTGCACGACACAGACCGGATCGGCCGCGGCTGGTACGGCTGGGGGCGCAACAAGCGCTGGGAATACTGGGGGATCGTCACCCCGACGCACATCGTCGCCCTCACCATCGCGGCGCTGGACTTCGCCAACGTGCGGCAGCTCTGGATCCTGGATCGCACGACCCACGAGAGCATCGACACCTTCGAGATCCGGCCGCTCAACCGCGGCGTATCCCTCGCCGGCACGCATGGCAGGGGTCCGAACTGCGCCCACGGACCCGGACTGTCACTGCGCTTCGACGAAGCGGTCGGCGGCACCCGGCTTCGCGCGCGGACCTCACGGGTGCGGGTGGATCTCTTCGCGGAGACCCGCCCAGGTCATGAGGCCATGGGCATCGCGTCACCGCACAGCAGACGCCTCGTCGACTACACCGTGAAGGATGTGGATCGCCCCACCCGCGGCACGCTGACCATCGATGACGTCATCTACGACGCCTCCGGATTCGCCGTGCTCGACCACGCCCGCTCGCGCGGCCCGTACCGCACCGACTGGAACTGGGGTGCGGCGGTCGGAGAGGTCGACGGACGACGAATCGGGATCAACCTCGGCGGCGGCGGACCTCGCGGGCTGCGCCACGGCCTGTCTCACACGGCCTTCACCGTCGATGGTCGAGTCCACAAGATCCCCACGGTGCTGGAGTGGGAGTTCGACCACACCGACTGGATGAAGCCGTGGCGGCTGTTCACGGATCGTGTCGAGCTGACTTTCACGCCGTTCTACGACCGCTACGCACGCACCAACCTGCTGGTCATCCGCTCCACGACGCACCAGTGCTTCGGTACCTTCCGAGGCCGCGTGCAAACCGACGAGGGCGAGTGGATCACCGTCGACGGCCTCGAAGGCTGGGCCGAGGACGTCCACAACCGCTGGTGA
- a CDS encoding NADPH-dependent FMN reductase: MSYRVGYFVGSLSSTSINRILSKALISVAPEEFELIEIPIRDLPLYSPDYDADYPPQGRALKDAISAMDAVLFVTPEYNRSIPGALKNAIDWASRPWGQNSFDHIPAAVIGASTGPIGTAVAQQSLRGVLSFCNARQMTAPEAYVRFSYEDFEDDGTITSTRTEEFLRTFMAEFRDHIERVLTVLPRQEPV; encoded by the coding sequence ATGTCCTACCGAGTCGGTTACTTCGTCGGGAGTCTCTCGTCGACATCGATCAACCGCATCCTCTCGAAAGCGCTGATCAGCGTCGCGCCCGAAGAGTTCGAGCTCATCGAAATCCCCATCCGCGATCTTCCGCTGTACAGCCCCGACTACGACGCCGATTATCCGCCGCAGGGGAGAGCGCTGAAGGACGCCATCTCGGCGATGGATGCGGTCCTGTTCGTCACGCCCGAATACAACAGGTCGATCCCCGGTGCGTTGAAGAACGCGATCGACTGGGCATCGCGGCCGTGGGGGCAGAACTCGTTCGACCACATCCCGGCCGCGGTGATCGGAGCCTCCACCGGCCCGATCGGAACCGCGGTCGCGCAACAGAGTCTGCGCGGCGTGCTGAGCTTCTGCAACGCGCGACAGATGACCGCGCCGGAGGCCTACGTGCGCTTCTCGTACGAAGACTTCGAGGACGACGGCACGATCACCAGCACGCGGACCGAGGAGTTCCTCCGCACCTTCATGGCGGAATTCCGCGACCACATCGAGCGGGTGCTCACCGTGCTGCCGCGGCAGGAGCCCGTGTGA
- a CDS encoding FAD-binding oxidoreductase, which yields MSTSVFESLRENLGGSLIAEGDAGYDQARVVYNAMIDRRPAAIVRCQDAADVAAVVRAAADSGVDLAIRGGGHSVPGFGTADGALVADLGDLTSVQIDPASATAEVGGGATWGMFNAAAGEYGLATTGGIVSTTGVGGLTLGGGIGYLARGYGLSCDNLLSAEVVLADGSVVTASPEEKPDLFWALRGGGGNFGVVTKFRFRMHPVAEIYGGPMFFELADGPAILAHFDAAVRTAPREFGGFPAFQIAPPLPFVPENRVGEPFLVVIFCVNGSASEGEKIVQGFRDVAQPVADGVGPMPYPALNGAFDALVPPGLQHYWKAAFFDELTPESIAVHMQHGPLVPTVNSTVHFYPINGACHDVASDATAFGHRDATFAVVIAGMWPDPTENAANIAWVKDYYAAIEPFAQGGGYVNFLSEDDQPQASTNYGANYARLRSVKQAYDPGNLFHVNQNIAP from the coding sequence ATGTCCACAAGCGTTTTCGAGTCGCTGCGAGAGAACCTGGGGGGTTCTCTCATCGCCGAGGGCGATGCAGGGTACGACCAGGCACGGGTCGTCTACAACGCGATGATCGATCGGCGACCGGCTGCGATCGTGCGATGTCAGGACGCCGCCGATGTCGCCGCGGTCGTCCGCGCGGCAGCCGATTCGGGAGTCGATCTCGCCATCAGGGGTGGAGGTCACAGCGTGCCGGGATTCGGCACGGCCGACGGCGCGCTCGTCGCCGACCTGGGCGACCTCACGTCCGTGCAGATCGACCCCGCGTCCGCCACGGCGGAAGTCGGAGGCGGGGCGACGTGGGGGATGTTCAATGCCGCGGCCGGCGAATACGGGCTCGCCACGACCGGCGGGATCGTGTCGACGACGGGCGTCGGCGGACTGACCCTCGGCGGTGGAATCGGCTATCTCGCCCGCGGCTACGGACTGTCGTGCGACAACCTGCTGTCGGCCGAAGTCGTGCTCGCCGACGGCAGCGTGGTCACCGCGAGCCCGGAGGAGAAGCCCGACTTGTTCTGGGCGCTGCGTGGTGGCGGGGGCAACTTCGGCGTGGTGACGAAGTTCCGCTTCCGGATGCATCCCGTTGCCGAGATCTACGGCGGTCCGATGTTCTTCGAGCTTGCCGATGGTCCGGCGATCCTGGCGCACTTCGACGCGGCCGTGCGCACGGCCCCTCGCGAGTTCGGCGGGTTCCCCGCGTTCCAGATCGCGCCGCCGTTGCCCTTCGTACCCGAGAACCGCGTCGGCGAGCCGTTCCTCGTCGTCATCTTCTGCGTCAACGGGTCGGCGTCAGAGGGGGAGAAGATCGTGCAGGGCTTCCGCGATGTCGCACAGCCCGTGGCGGACGGCGTCGGGCCGATGCCCTATCCGGCGTTGAACGGCGCGTTCGACGCCCTCGTGCCCCCGGGCCTGCAGCACTACTGGAAGGCCGCGTTCTTCGACGAGCTCACCCCCGAGTCGATCGCCGTGCACATGCAGCACGGGCCGTTGGTGCCGACGGTCAACTCCACCGTGCACTTCTACCCGATCAACGGGGCGTGTCACGACGTGGCATCGGATGCGACGGCCTTCGGCCACCGGGACGCCACATTCGCGGTCGTGATCGCCGGAATGTGGCCGGATCCGACCGAGAACGCGGCGAACATCGCGTGGGTCAAGGACTACTACGCGGCGATCGAGCCGTTCGCGCAGGGCGGCGGCTACGTCAACTTCCTCTCGGAGGACGATCAGCCGCAGGCGTCCACGAACTACGGCGCGAACTACGCCCGGCTGCGCTCGGTCAAGCAGGCCTACGATCCCGGCAATCTGTTCCACGTGAACCAGAACATCGCACCGTAG